In Oryza brachyantha chromosome 1, ObraRS2, whole genome shotgun sequence, the following are encoded in one genomic region:
- the LOC102700766 gene encoding putative F-box/FBD/LRR-repeat protein At1g78760 isoform X2 has product MRNPRRWRMGCVSPSPSASATSSRRGQIIAPDSPPSLRSYSGDSTSSPRAPAVCPEVELEARPAKRARVVPGGGGGGGGGGCVSDDDAAADGDGRDRISDLPDAILVSILSFLPFRDAARTAVLSWRWRNLFDQSLLDFNACQPFPPEEGRGCEWMIHSITDILVARPHIPIRSFRLVMYGQGVVDHLADVDLWFRALALRGVRQLDVDMLYTAPTQTLPGSLLELSSLESLRVFNCSFIHPSWTAPVLALWLPTLRTLDLSNVFTSQYILQAVISNSPSLECAKLKNITGINKIRVRSKSLVRLFGDFGYLSELVVEDAPNLEELVGISLPLGAAKVKIVFAPKLRVLGYLGKSVHLLLMHDTVFDGGIVQYRTLMSSVKTLSIQVPFSEKGHTLVVARLLKCFPCLEVLHIERLIFAARQPVNLPAGRS; this is encoded by the exons ATGCGAAACCCACGCAGGTGGCGTATGGGTTGCGTGAGCCCTTCCCCTTCCGCCTCCGCGACCTCGTCGCGGCGGGGTCAGATCATCGCCCCGGACTCGCCGCCTTCTCTCAGATCGTACTCCGGCGACTCGacgtcctcgccgcgcgcccctGCTGTCTGCCCCGAGGTGGAATTGGAAGCCAGGCCGGCCAAACGCGCTCGCGTggtgcccggcggcggcggtggcggtggtggtggtggttgcgTATCCGATgacgatgcggcggcggacggagaCGGCAGGGACCGCATCAGCGACCTGCCCGACGCGATCCTGGTGTCGATCCTGTCCTTTCTCCCCTTCCGGGACGCGGCACGCACGGCCGTGCTCTCCTGGCGGTGGCGAAACCTGTTCGATCAATCTCTTCTGGACTTCAACGCGTGCCAACCGTTTCCACCTGAAGAGGGCCGCGGCTGCGAGTGGATGATCCACTCCATCACCGACATCCTCGTCGCACGCCCGCACATCCCTATCCGCAGCTTCCGCTTAGTCATGTACGGGCAGGGCGTCGTCGATCACCTGGCCGACGTCGATCTTTGGTTTCGCGCGCTTGCGCTCCGCGGGGTCCGGCAACTCGACGTCGACATGTTGTACACGGCCCCGACGCAGACCCTCCCGGGATCCCTTCTCGAGTTATCCTCGCTGGAGTCCCTCAGAGTGTTCAACTGCAGCTTCATCCATCCTTCCTGGACGGCACCGGTGCTGGCGCTGTGGCTCCCCACCCTCAGGACGCTAGACCTGTCCAACGTCTTCACGTCCCAGTACATCCTGCAGGCCGTGATTTCAAATAGCCCATCCCTCGAGTGCGCAAAGCTCAAGAACATCACCGGAATCAACAAGATACGCGTCCGGTCGAAGAGCCTGGTGCGCCTTTTCGGCGACTTCGGTTACCTGAGCGAGCTCGTCGTCGAGGACGCTCCCAACCTCGAAGAATTGGTGGGAATCAGCCTCCCGCTCGGTGCAGCGAAGGTCAAGATCGTCTTCGCGCCAAAGCTGCGGGTTCTGGGCTACCTAGGGAAGAGCGTCCACCTGCTCCTGATGCATGATACCGTGTTTGAT GGAGGCATCGTGCAATATAGGACCCTGATGAGCAGCGTAAAGACTTTGTCTATACAGGTGCCCTTCTCGGAGAAGGGGCACACCCTCGTCGTTGCTCGATTGCTGAAATGTTTCCCATGCCTTGAGGTCCTTCATATCGAG CGTTTGATCTTTGCAGCCAGACAGCCGGTCAATTTGCCGGCCGGTCGATCTTGA
- the LOC102701311 gene encoding chaperone protein dnaJ C76, chloroplastic: MAPLLSPPLLADSVAKFHCPSTPTPCAGSARRWAITRFSGAGRRRDCHWRRRTSGRRVLTVSAVAAESPSSGGGVAEDYYAVLGVMPDATPQQIKKAYYNCMKACHPDLSGNDPDVTNFCMFINEVYTVLTDPIQRAVYDEIHGYAATATNPFLDDSAPRDHVFVDEFSCIGCKNCANVCSKVFEIEEDYGRARVYCQSGKVDLIQEAIDTCPVDCIHWTSAAQLSLLEDEMRRVERVNVGLMLAGMGSSVDVFRMASTRWEKRQAKVLEKVRRRVSQDDSSKKSSWSDVWGAPTRYRKNEEEARERAKRAAAAARRWREYSRKGADKPPTFKLPEAVSNKE; the protein is encoded by the exons ATGGCTCCTCTCCTTTCGCCACCGCTGCTCGCCGACTCGGTGGCGAAGTTCCATTGCCCCTCCACGCCCACCCCCTGCGCTGGCAGTGCCCGGCGATGGGCTATCACAAGGTTCTCCGGggccgggaggaggagagactGCCACTGGAGACGGCGGACGTCCGGGAGGAGAGTTCTGACTGTTtctgcggtggcggcggagtcCCCGAGCTCcggaggcggcgtcgccgaAGATTACTACGCCGTTCTTGGCGTT ATGCCGGATGCAACACCCCAGCAGATCAAGAAAGCGTACTACAATTGCATGAAAGCATGCCATCCTGATCTCAGTGGGAATGACCCCGATGTGACGAATTTCTGCATGTTCATCAATGAAGTTTACACG GTGCTTACCGATCCCATCCAGCGAGCGGTGTATGATGAGATTCATGGATATGCCGCAACAGCAACCAACCCCTTCTTGGATGACAGTGCACCCAGGGATCATGTGTTTGTCGATGAGTTTAGCTGCATAG GATGTAAAAACTGTGCTAATGTCTGTTCTAAGGTCTTCGAAATTGAGGAAGATTATGGACGGGCAAGAGTTTACTGCCAATCAGGGAAGGTCGATCTAATTCAAGAAGCTATAGACACATG TCCAGTAGACTGCATCCATTGGACATCAGCTGCACAGCTTTCACTCCTCGAGGATGAAATGCGAAGAGTAGAGAGAGTGAAC GTTGGTTTGATGCTTGCCGGGATGGGAAGTTCCGTTGATGTGTTTCGGATG GCAAGTACACGATGGGAGAAAAGACAGGCAAAAGTCTTG GAAAAGGTCAGAAGACGTGTGAGCCAAGATGATTCTAGTAAGAAGAGCTCATGGAGTGATGTTTGGGGAGCACCAACAAGATATCGAAAGAATG AAGAGGAAGCAAGGGAGAGAGCAaagcgagcagcggcggcagcaagGAGGTGGAGAGAATACTCGAGGAAAGGTGCAGACAAGCCTCCTACATTCAAACTTCCAGAGGCAGTGTCCAACAAGGAGTGA
- the LOC102701591 gene encoding probable WRKY transcription factor 65, with the protein MDGEWSDGAVTSSPTMSGGGVQKAGEGVVVAAVDCPGSPVSPSPAAQRSAAGAAASPSGRPRRSAQKRVVTVPLADVSGPRPKGVGEGNTPTDSWAWRKYGQKPIKGSPFPRAYYRCSSSKGCPARKQVERSRADPETVIVTYSFEHNHSAMAPRAQNRQAAAPQKPKAPTCRPPEPVLEPEETHHGIPAGPAAGGGPAAIEVRDEFRWLYDVVSVTSSTSPSDIDAADDMQLYDQPMFFGGAVVDTAAVLPDEFGDAVGGLGGEVLGEEEAMFEGLGELPECAMVFRRHAGDGLAMAGGVKVEQPAESTAMT; encoded by the exons ATGGACGGTGAGTGGAGCGACGGGGCTgtgacgtcgtcgccgacgatgTCCGGCGGCGGGGTGCAGAAGGCCGGGGAGGGCGTCGTTGTTGCTGCGGTGGATTGCCCCGGGTCGCCGGTGTCACCGTCACCAGCCGCTCAacggtcggcggcgggggcggcggcgtcgcctaGTGGGAGGCCGAGGCGGTCGGCGCAGAAGCGGGTGGTGACCGTGCCGCTGGCCGACGTGAGCGGGCCGCGGCCGAAGGGCGTCGGGGAGGGCAACACGCCGACCGACTCGTGGGCGTGGCGGAAGTACGGGCAGAAGCCCATCAAAGGCTCACCTTTCCCAAG GGCTTACTACCGGTGCAGCAGCTCGAAGGGGTGCCCGGCGAGGAAGCAGGTGGAGAGGAGCCGGGCCGACCCGGAAACGGTGATCGTCACCTACTCCTTCGAGCACAACCACTCCGCCATGGCGCCGAGGGCGCAGAACCGACaggccgcggcgccgcagAAGCCCAAGGCGCCGACCTGCCGTCCGCCGGAGCCAGTGTTAGAACCTGAGGAAACGCACCACGGCATCCCCGCCGGACCTGCTGCCGGCGGTGGCCCGGCGGCCATCGAGGTGCGCGATGAGTTCCGGTGGCTCTACGACGTCGTGTCCGTCACCTCGTCAACCTCGCCCTCCGACATCGACGCGGCCGACGATATGCAGCTATACGATCAGCCGATGTTCTTCGGCGGCGCTGTCGTCGACACGGCCGCGGTCCTCCCCGACGAGTttggcgacgccgtcggcggGTTAGGCGGGGAGGTGctaggcgaggaggaggcgatgtTCGAGGGGCTCGGCGAGCTGCCGGAGTGCGCCATGGTGTTCCGGCGGCACGCCGGCGATGGGCTGGCGATGGCAGGAGGGGTTAAGGTTGAGCAGCCGGCGGAGAGCACTGCCATGACATGA
- the LOC102701323 gene encoding protein Mpv17, translating into MKAIGSGGEWWWNLPSLRRKPDPRRRGRRNPDPRGRRRGPPPEPLSSSSESIGQSRGWPMDFPFTQAVTAASLTLTGDTLAQVHRRIVDRRLRGPEPDSKGFLPDILMNHDWLRALRMASYGFILYGPGSHAWYQFLDQCMPKPTFVNLSTKVILNQIVLGPCVIGIIFAWNNLWSGKLSELPSKYQNDALPTLLFGFRFWIPVSIINFWMVPLSARVAFMSSCSIFWNFYLSSTMSK; encoded by the exons ATGAAGGCCatcgggagcggcggcgagtggTGGTGGAACCTCCCGTCCCTCCGCCGCAAACCagacccccgccgccgcggccgccggaaCCCGGACCcgcgcggccgtcgccgcgggcCCCCGCCGGAGccgctctcgtcgtcgtcggagtccATCGGACAAAGCCGTGGCTGGCCCATGGACTTCCCGTTCACGCAGGCCGTGACCGCCGCCTCGCTCACGCTTACAGGAGACACACTCGCGCAGGTCCACCGCCGAATCGTggaccgccgcctccgcggcccCGAACCCGACAGCAAG GGTTTTCTGCCGGACATATTGATGAACCATGATTGGCTACGCGCCCTTCGTATGGCTTCGTATGGATTTATTCTTTATGGTCCGGGGTCACACGCATGGTACCAGTTCCTTGATCAGTGTATGCCCAAGCCAACGTTTGTTAATCTATCCACTAAG GTCATATTGAACCAGATTGTGCTTGGTCCTTGTGTTATTGGTATAATTTTTGCCTGGAATAACTTATGGTCTGGGAAACTGTCAGAACTGCCATCTAAATATCAGAACGATGCCCTTCCTACACTTCTTTTCG GGTTTAGATTTTGGATTCCTGTTTCGATCATTAACTTCTG GATGGTTCCTTTGTCTGCTCGTGTTGCCTTCATGTCCTCTTGTTCTATTTTTTGGAACTTCTACCTGTCGTCCACTATGAGCAAATGA